The following coding sequences are from one Lolium rigidum isolate FL_2022 chromosome 6, APGP_CSIRO_Lrig_0.1, whole genome shotgun sequence window:
- the LOC124666582 gene encoding single-stranded DNA-binding protein, mitochondrial → MAACASSSSLLGRRFLLLSRRFVSSPLRPFSTTSSPSSHSAPGFDAEPDPEQPPADQEGNQAPNNKPPNTNRPLENGLDQGIYKAIMVGKVGQEPMQKRLRSGRTVVLFSLGTGGIRNNRRPLDNEEPHQYADRSSVQWHRVCVYPDRLGSLALKHVKTGTTIYLEGNLETKVFSDPITGLVRRIREIAVRGNGRLLFLGDDSKGPKIGELKGVGYF, encoded by the exons ATGGCGgcctgcgcctcctcctcctctctcctcggccgccgcttcctcctcctctcccgccgctTCGTCTCTTCTCCCCTCCGCCCCTTCTCCACCACCTCATCCCCGTCTTCACACTCCGCCCCAGGATTCGATGCAGAGCCCGATCCTGAGCAGCCCCCGGCCGATCAGGAGGGTAATCAGGCTCCCAACAACAAGCCCCCCAACACCAACCGCCCACTCGAGAACGGCCTCGACCAGGGCATCTACAAG GCTATAATGGTGGGGAAGGTGGGGCAGGAGCCTATGCAGAAGCGCCTGCGGAGCGGGAGGACCGTCGTGCTCTTCTCGCTCGGCACCGGCGGCATCCGCAACAACCGCCGCCCCTTGGACAACGAGGAGCCGCACCAGTACGCCGATCGCAGCTCAGTGCAGTGGCACCGCGTATGCGTCTACCCGGACAGGCTGGGAAGCCTCGCGCTGAAGCATGTCAAGACTGG GACTACTATCTATTTGGAAGGAAATCTCGAGACAAAGGTGTTCTCTGATCCTATTACTGGGCTGGTTAGACGCATAAGAGAAATAGCTGTGCGTGGAAATG GCCGGCTCCTGTTTCTTGGTGATGACAGCAAGGGTCCCAAGATAGGTGAACTGAAGGGCGTTGGGTACTTCTGA